AGGATAGACTTTCGAGATCACTCTATCTATATATATTTACATAATTTTATACTCTGATACAATTCTTGAGATCGGGCATCCATCAGTCTCCACAATACACAATTAAATCGATCTCAACATCTCCTAAACCGGCTAGTCCCATGACACCAACTGTCGTTCGACAAGGTAAACGTTCCGCTTCAAAATAAGAGGCATAGATGGTATTAACCGTTTCATAATGTCGAAAATCCGTAACAAAAATTCGAGCCATAACAACTCGATTTAAGCTGGTTTTTGCATGATTTAGCACTAATTTTAAGTTTTCCATCACTTGCTGAGTTTGTTGTTCAATGGTTCCCTTAATCACTTCCCCAGTTTCTGGATTTTCAGCGAGTTGTCCAGTGACAAACAAAAAATCCCCAGCACGCACCGCATGGGAATAGGGAGCAACGGGAGGTAAAACTTGATTGGGCAGGGTAATATACTCCAACATGATTAAAGGATTCCTTCTCTGAGACGACATAAACGGTAACATCATACCAGCCTGTGATATGATCAAAGTTTTGGATAATTACCCCACAAACGGCGAAGGAGAAGCCAGATGGCTCGGATGTACTACGATGCAGATGCCAATTTAGATATTTTGGCAGGGAAAACTATTGCCATTATTGGTTATGGCTCCCAAGGTCATGCCCATGCACTGAATTTAAAAGAAAGTGGTCTGAATGTGATTGTCGGGTTATATCCCGGCAGTAAGTCAGCCATCAAAGCCAA
The Planktothrix tepida PCC 9214 genome window above contains:
- a CDS encoding RidA family protein translates to MLEYITLPNQVLPPVAPYSHAVRAGDFLFVTGQLAENPETGEVIKGTIEQQTQQVMENLKLVLNHAKTSLNRVVMARIFVTDFRHYETVNTIYASYFEAERLPCRTTVGVMGLAGLGDVEIDLIVYCGD